In a genomic window of Plectropomus leopardus isolate mb chromosome 6, YSFRI_Pleo_2.0, whole genome shotgun sequence:
- the nf2a gene encoding neurofibromin 2a (merlin), whose protein sequence is MASALAAKMGFNSLMRKQARNFNVRICTMESDMEFSCEVKWKGKDLFDFVCRTLGLRETWFFGLRYNIKDTVAWLKMEKRVLDQEIPKEEPITFHFLAKFYPENAEGELVQDITQHLFFLQVKRKILEEEIHCPPEASVLLASYAVHAKYGDYDPNVHKPGFLAEEELLPKRVINLYQMTAEMWEERITACYAEHRGRTRDEAEMEYLKIAQDLDMYGVNYFLIRNKKGTDLLLGVDALGLHIYEPDNRLTPKCSFPWNEIRNISYSDKEFTIKPLDKKTNVFKFNSSRLRVNKLILQLCIGNHDLFMRRRRVDSLEVQQMKSQAREERARKQVERQRLQREKQLREEAERARDELERRLIQLQDEAHMANDALLRSEQTADLLAEKAQIAEEEAKLLAQKAAEAETEMQRIKVTAIRGQEERRLMEQKMLEAEMLALKMAEESERRAKEAEQLKQDLQEARQSERRAKHKLLEITSRAVYASPGLPSDSMPPDLSFSRENLSFDFKDTDMKRLSMEIEKEKVEYMEKSKHLQEQLNELKTEIESLKMKERETPLDIIHNQNAEQGTSKHSNFKKLTLQSTKTRVAFFEEL, encoded by the exons ATGGCAAGTGCCTTGGCAGCGAAAATGGGATTTAACTCATTGATGAGAAAACAAGCCAGGAACTTCAACGTCAGGATCTGCACAATGGAGTCAGACATGGAGTTCAGCTGCGAG GTCAAGTGGAAAGGAAAAGACCTTTTTGACTTTGTGTGCCGGACTCTGGGACTGAGGGAGACGTGGTTTTTTGGGCTCCGCTACAACATCAAAGACACGGTTGCTTGGCTGAAGATGGAAAAGAGG GTTCTGGATCAGGAGATACCAAAGGAGGAACCAATTACCTTTCACTTCCTGGCCAAGTTTTACCCTGAGAATGCAGAGGGGGAGCTGGTGCAGGATATCACACAGCATCTCTTTTTCTTACAG GTGAAGAGGAAGATCCTTGAGGAGGAGATTCACTGTCCACCCGAGGCCTCTGTGCTGCTGGCCTCCTACGCCGTTCATGCCAAG TATGGAGACTATGACCCCAATGTTCACAAACCTGGATTCTTGGCTGAGGAGGAACTGCTGCCAAAGAGG GTGATTAACTTGTACCAGATGACTGCAGAAATGTGGGAGGAGAGAATCACAGCGTGTTATGCAGAGCACAGAGGCAGGacgag GGATGAAGCTGAGATGGAGTATTTAAAAATAGCTCAGGACCTGGACATGTATGGCGTCAATTACTTTTTAATCAGG AATAAAAAGGGAACAGATCTACTTTTGGGAGTGGACGCCCTCGGTCTGCACATCTACGAGCCGGACAACAGGCTGACACCCAAGTGCTCCTTTCCTTGGAATGAGATCCGCAACATCTCCTACAGCGATAAGGAG TTTACCATCAAACCTCTTGACAAGAAAACCAATGTTTTCAAGTTCAACTCTTCACGGCTGAGAGTCAACAAACTG ATCCTCCAGCTGTGTATAGGGAACCATGACCTGTTTATGCGGCGCCGACGGGTTGACTCACTTGAAGTACAGCAGATGAAGTCTCAGGCCAGAGAGGAGAGAGCCAGGAAACAG GTGGAGAGGCAGCGTCTGCAAAGGGAAAAGCAGCTGcgggaggaggcagagagagccAGGGATGAGCTGGAAAGGAGACTGATTCAGCTGCAGGATGAGGCTCACATGGCCAATGACGCACTG CTGCGTTCAGAGCAGACGGCGGACCTGCTGGCTGAAAAGGCCCAGATCGCGGAGGAGGAGGCTAAGCTGCTGGCCCAGAAAGCTGCTGAGGCCGAGACAGAGATGCAACGCATCAAAGTGACTGCCATCCGTGGCCAGGAGGAGCGGCGGCTCATGGAGCAGAAGATGCTGGAGGCAGAGATGCTGGCCCTGAAGATGGCCGAGGAATCGGAAAGGAG GGCCAAGGAGGCTGAGCAGCTGAAACAGGACCTGCAGGAAGCAAGGCAGTCGGAGCGCAGGGCAAAGCACAAGCTGCTGGAGATTACCAGCAGAGCTGTCTATGCG TCCCCTGGACTGCCATCTGACAGCATGCCTCCCGACCTGAGCTTCAGCAGGGAGAACCTCAGCTTTGATTTTAAAGATACCGACATGAAACGCCTCTCTATGGAGATTGAGAAGGAGAA GGTGGAGTACATGGAGAAGAGCAAGCATCTGCAGGAGCAGCTTAATGAGCTGAAGACCGAGATTGAAAGCCTCAAGATGAAGGAGAGGGAGACTCCTCT